In the genome of Pirellulales bacterium, the window GCGGGTCCTGGGGCGCGCTGATCGCTGCGAATGGTGAACCGCCCTCGCAGATGACCGGCCACTAGTTTGCCGAGCTTGCCAGAGCCAATGCTCAGTGGCGAGTCGAACTTGAGATCGGCGCCGTCCGGCGCCTGCAGGATGATGGCCTCGCGCTTCCACTGCTCTTCGGACTTGTCGCCGCGCTCGCCGAGCAGAATGACCGTGCAGGGGCGAAAACGGAGCGTGCCGTCCTTGCCATTTTCATATTCGCGAAACAGCAGTTTGCCGCGCGCGGTTTCGAGCACCTTGGGGCTCGTCAGCTCCCAATCTTGTGGGCCAAACCAGTCGGCCAACTCTTCGTGCCGGACCGCCGGACGATCGCGGGCTGCCTGCCGTTCTGCCGCTGTACTCGCAGCGACATTCGATAGCTCAACGCTGGGCTCGATCAGCGGCACGGCGATTAGCGCATAGAGCCAGAATGCGGCCAGCACGATCGCCAGACTGGCGAGGCCGCGTTTCCAACTGGCGATGATGGCTCCCAACTTGCCGATGAATCGACTCGTCTGTTACGTGTAATAAATCTGAACCAAATCGGACCAACGTTGCTGTTGCTTGAGCACGGTTTCGATGACTTCACGAATGGCGCCCGAGCCTCCCACCGCGCGGGTGACTAAATGGGCTTCGTCACGTAGTTCGAGACAGGCATCGCCGACGGCCACACCTAAACCGACACGGCGCAGCACCGGTAGATCGGGCAGATCGTCGCCGACATAGCACACCTGTTCGGGTTTCAGCCTTAGCTCAGCCATTACTTCCTGCGCCGCGGTCACTTTGTTGTCTGTCCCTTGCCGCACGATTTCGATGCCCAGCTCCGCCGCCCGTACCTCGACGATGTGCGAGGTGCGACCGGTAATTAGCCCAAAGCGTCCGCCGGCGCGCTGCCACAGCTTGATGCCGGAGCCGTCGCGAATGTGAAACCGCTTGAGCTCAATTCCCTTGTTGTCGAAGGTCACGCCACCATCGGTGAGCACGCCGTCGACGTCGGACAGGATCAATTCAATCGATTGGCAGCGTTCGCTCAGTTTCATACTACGGCTCGGCAGCGGCAAAGTGTTCAAAGCGATTGGCGTTTCGCGGATCAGGGCAGTTGACTTTGCGGGTTAGATAATCTGATTGGCCGACGAAGGAGTGGTCGTCGTCAGGTTCCCTCGGGCATCAGGCCAACGACATCGGTGATGTCGATCAATCCGCATGGTTGACCGAGCGAGTCGACGACGGGCAGTTCGCTGATTTTTCTTTCGGCCATGATTTCCACGGCGTCGACGGTTCGCGAATCGACGCGCACCGTGCGCGGCTGTGCAGTCATCACCGCAGCGACGGGTCGATCGAAGGCGTCGTCGCGGCGGTGCTCGAACAGTCGCGCCAAATCGCTGTCGGTGAAGAGACCGGTTAGCTGGCCTGCCTCGCCTACCAGCATGATCGCTCCCGGGCGGCGGCCAGGGCGGCACAGTTCGACATAGACTTGGCGCACCGACAGCGCGTCGCTCGCCAGACGACATTCTTCGAGCGGCCGCATGATATCTTGCACGCGGCTGAGTTGGCGTCCCAAACTGCCGCCGGGATGAAAGCGGGCAAAATCCTCGCGACCGAAGTTGCGCATGCGACTGGTCACGAGCGCCAGCGCGTCGCCCATCGCCAGCATGGCGGCGGTGCTGGTGCTAGGCGCCAGGCCGAGGGAGCAGGCCTCTTTGAGCGGCCCCAGTTCGAGCACGACGGTCGCGGCGCGTCCCAGCGTGCTGGTGGAGCGCGCGGTGAGCGCGATGGTCACCACGCCAAAATCGCGGAGCGACGGCAGCAGGCGAGTGACTTCCTCGGTCTCGCCGCTTTGCGAGAGGATGAGCAATAAATCATCGCGATGAATGCGGCCGAGATCGCCGTGCATGGCTTCGGCCGGATGCAGAAAGTGCGAACGCGTGCCGGTGGACGATAGTGTGGCCGCGATCTTTTGGCCAATCAGTCCCGCCTTGCCGATGCCGCTGACGATGACGCTGCCGCGACACTCGAACAGGCAATCGACCGCACGGCAGAAATCGGTACCCACGCGCGTGGCCAATTGAGTCAAAGTTTGCGACTCGATGTGGATAATCTCGCGCGCGTAGCGAATTTGCTCAAAGGGGCTGAGCGGGCCAGTCGCGGCCAGGGCGCTAGTGCTCATGCGTTGTCGTCCTTGACTGAGAAAGCGCATCCATGCGCATGCGGGCAGAATTCGGCGGGGCGATTGTATCCAAGCACGCCAAGCCACGGAATGCGAGTGCGAAACGCGTGCCAGCGGGGCCAGCGGCCGTCTCGCTGACCTGCGGGTGATAGGCAAAATTGGCGCGATTCGCTAAAATCGGCAGTAACACTTTTAGCGATGGAGCACGCCCGCCATGATCGTCACGACACGCGAATTGTTCGACCAGGCTTATGGAAAATACGCCGTTGGAGCGTACAACATCAACAACTTGGAACAGACGGTTGGCCTGTTTCGAGGCAATCTGGGCAAACGCAACGCGAACGAAGAACCGGTCGACGCCAAGCTGGCGGCGCCGTTTATTATCCAAATTTCCCGAGGCGCCCGGGCGTTCACGGACAAGCGATTTTTGGAGGGCATTATCCGGGCGGCCGAGGAGATATTTCCCGAGGCGATCTTTGCGGTGCATCTCGATCATGGCACGGAGGAAGTGTGCTACGAATGCATTGACAGCGGTTTCTACTCTTCGGTGATGATCGACGCTTCGCACGAGTCGTTCGACAAGAACATTGAGATCACTCGCCGTGTTGCGGACCGGGCGCATGAGCGGGGGCTGTCGGTCGAAGCCGAATTGGGCATGCTCGGCGGCGTGGAAGAAGACATTCACGTCGAAGAGGAGCACGCCTGCCTGACCGATCCCGATCAGGCCGTGGAGTTTGTCGGGCGCTCTGGCTGCGACTCGCTGGCCGTGGCGATCGGCACATCGCATGGCGCGTACAAGTTCAAGGGCAGCCAGGGATTGCACTTTGATCGCATCGAGCAGATACAAAAGCTGCTGCCCGGCTTTCCGCTGGTGATGCACGGCGCCAGCAGCGTGCCGAAGGAATGGGTCGATCGCGTCAATCGCGCGGGCGGCCAATTGCCCGACACGAGCGGAGTTGCGGAAGATCAATATCTGCCCGCCGCGAAGCTGGGAGTGACCAAGGTGAACATCGACACCGATGGTCGTTTGATCTGGTGCGCGGTGTATCGCGAGTCGTTCCGCGACAAGCCGGGCGACTTCGATCCGCGCACGCCGGGCAAGCCATTCATGGCGGAATACGCCGGCTTCATCATTCACAAAAACCAAAAGTTGGGATCTGCGGGCCAACTGAAGGGTGTGCGCGCCGCATTGTCGGGTCAGCCAGTTTAGGGTTCGCTCTGATCGGCAAGCGCCGCGGTCGGTAGCTGATCGACAGCAAGCTCGGCGCCGACCGCGGAGTCGTGTTGCGTTTGCGATAGTCGCACCACCAGCACCTTGTGGACCAGTCCGCTGGATGTTGGCTCGGTGAAGAAATAATGACCGACGCTGCCGCGACGCTCGTTCCAGGCGCCGAGGATCAACATTTCTCCCGGCGCGAGCGGCAGCTCGGTGGTTAGCGATTCGTACGTCTTGCGGGGCTTTTGCGACACAATCTCCAAATGGGTGTCGCGCTGCATGAATTGCTGCTTCGCTTCGCCGTGTTGCACCTCGGGCACAAGCGTCAGTCGCACGCGGCCATCGGATTCTGGCACGGCGCGGAGCGAAAAGACGCCTTGCGCTTGCTTGAAGGTTTGGCCTGAGACGGCGCCATTTGCCGCGGCCTCCAGCAGCGGTAGCGACTCGTACATGCTCGACGCGATCACTTCCGCCGGACGTCCGGAAAGCAATTGCAGGTGGCGACGCCGAACCACCGGATCGACCGCGAAATCGCTGATCGTGTTCTTTGCCGGCTGGACGGTGGCGGCTTCTTGGTTGATCAGGCGTTCGAGATCGGCCGGCGGGTGAGCGCCGCAGACCCCCGCGCGAAACCCATAGCGGGCCAGTCGCTGGCGCTGGGCGGGGGGCAACTTTTGTTCGTCGACCTCGTTCCACAAGCGGTTGGCGAACTGCTCGTCAGCCGCGGGAAGCCGCACGAAGAACAGGTCGAGCACCACACTGGCAGTGGACATGCGTGGCTCGGCCAAGAGCTTGTGCGCGTCGACGTTGACCTGCCGACAGCCAGCCAGGGCCAGCGACACGGCGATGATCCACGACAACGCCCGCATGGCGCGCTCACAAAGGCCAGGTTTCAAATGGGGGCGTAGGCTAAGGTTGGCCAGAGCATGCGTCAAGGCAATTGGGGCAGTTTCGGCAAATCGTCCTCCGAGAGTATTGTGCTTCCAGTGGCACTGCGATGAGTCGCAGCCTGCTCAGTACGATGCTGGCGTGCGATCGCAACTTCCTGTCTTGCCAGCGGCGAGCGCGAAGACCTCTGGGCGGCGAAAAGCGCAGCCGAGCCACATGACGACGCCGATGATGATGGGGAAGAAGAACGGTTCGCCGACGCGCAAGTGCGTGACCACGGCGCCGCCGAGATAGCCGGTCAGCAGGACGGCGCCAATGAAGGAGGTTCTGGGGATCAAATAAATGATCGCCAGCACGACTTCCAGGATCCCGATCTTGAACATCAAGTCGGTGTCGAAGCCCATCTGGTCGAACATCTTCTCCTTGCCTTCCCATTCGGTGAACTTGCCCATAGCGCTAGCGACGATCAGGAAGGCGGCGGTGAGGCCGCTGAGCACCCAGCCGGTAATGCGTTGCTTCTTGGACGGAACCATCGGAATCGCTCCTGAATTGTTGTATTGAATGACATGCGGCTTCACATGGGCCGCGTTAGTTGCCGTCGGCGGCGCGCTGTAGCTCCGCGATGTCGATCTTGGACATTTGCAACATGGCCTGCATCACCCGACCCGACTTGGCCGCGTCCTTGCTGGCAAGCAGTTCTGGCAGGGCACGGGGGACAATTTGCCAGGAGAGGCCGTAACGATCTTTGAGCCAACCACACTGACTCGGTTGCCCGCCTTGCGTCAGACTGCTCCAGAGATGATCGACCTCTGCTTGCGATTCGCAGTCGACCGACAGCGAGATGGCCTCGGTGAACTTGAAATGCGGTCCCCCGTTGAGCGCCACGAACTCGATGCCCGCCAGTTGAAACTCAACGGTCATCGCGGTTCCCTCCGGCGCCGGGGCGCCCTTGGGGTAGCGAGTGACTTTGTTTACCTGCGAGTCCTTGAAGAGCGAGCAATAGAAATTCGCGGCTTCTTCGGCGCTTCGGTCGTACCAAAGAAACGTCTTGATTTTCTGACGGATCATGAGGGTGTCCTTGTTGCGTCTGGGGCGCACGCCTGGGCGGGCGCCCCGTTTGGGCCCGAGGTTGGATTGAACTTCAAAAGCTAGTCGTTGGTGGATCGCCCAATTCGACAGGCTTGCGAAATATTCGCCAACTCGCGGGCAGTGTTCGGCAACCGGACAACACGCTGATCGGTCAGAGTTCGAGCTGGATTCTGTGCTGGCTAGCGAGTTTTCGCGATAAACGTCCCTCCACCGCTGGAAGTTGGATCAATGCCACGACATTGCTCCCGTCGCTGACAAACGCCGTTCACGAAGCGCGCGACAGGAACATGCGTACAGTACACAATTCGGTGTACAAATCTCAAGTCATTTTTTTGAACAATCGCAGTTTGGCAGTTTGGTGAGCGCACGGAGGAGAAGCGGCGAGTGGAGAGTGATTAGGAGGGAGAACGAACCGCAGAGACGCCGAGACGCAGAGAGAGAAGTGGTGATGGGAAGAAGAAAGAATCGCAAGGACACAAAGGAGTGAGGAGAGAGATCAGGTGAGCAGTGGAGCAGGTGAGGCGGCCCGGTGGGCCGCTACGGAAGCAACGAATGGAATTGCAACGAAAACACAAAAACAGGGGGGGTAAACTCCGAAAACGCCTGTCCGACAACCCCTAAAAATAGCGCGTGATAAGATCACAACATCTGATCTAGCTATGGCTTGCGCGCTTCGCCTAGCCGGCGAACCGCGGGTGGGGTTTTCGGAGTTTTCGGAATCGCACTCCGACAATGATTTGGGCCTCTCAGCACGGGACCGATGCCGGCCCAGGGAGGGCGAGATGCGCGACGGCGGGCGCGGTGGAGAGTCGCCTGGCGTGGCCGGATGAGCGCATTAAAAAAGCCGTCCAGAACGGAGGCGCACCGCTGTTCCGCTGGACGGCTTTAGGGGGCGACGAGGGAGCGCCATGGCGCAATCGTAGGGGGAATTCGCGGGGGCGCTCCTTTGGGAGCTAGAGATGTCGCCCGCCGAGGGTTTTACCCATCGGCTTATATGTCGGACTATGCTCCATTAAGCCTCCTTCACGTTGACCCTTGTTGCCTCGCTCCGACTTCGAACTGCGACTCCACCATTCACGTGAAGCAGCTTTGGGTAGTTGGGTGTCCGCTGGGTTTTCTTACTCTGGCGTATGTCGCGGACTTGGATACGGGTTCTTGCGTGCCTCGATCGCAAGCGACTGAGCGCCGGGCCTTTGGACAAAAGATTCCGGCGCTCACTCCCTGCGACGTTGGCCGCCACCCCGCTTGGAAGAGGCGCCACTCGCTTTTGACTTTGGGTCGCCTCAAACCGCAGCATTGCTGAGGCAATATTGGCGCCGCGCAGGGCGGATGCGACCGAAAAAGATGCCGCGCGGCGGAAGTATCGTTGCCGTATGCACTAGCAAAAAACCCAAGGATCAGGCTTTTTGCCGCGATTTTCGGCCAAGCGCGCACCAGGGCACACATTGAGACGTTGTGTCGCGCGCGGTCACAGAAATTGGGGATTCGGGGGCTAGGCCAAGCCGCGGCGGGAGAGTTCTGCCACGACCGCCTCGACGATGCGACCCACGTCGGCGGACGGCGACTTAGCGCCGCTGGGGGCCGATCGAGTGAGGCAGCCGCCGACGGGTTCGTCGGTAAAGCCTTGCTCGGCCAGCAGGCATTGCAGCGTATCGGAAAGGGTCGCCAGATCGATTTGCTGATCGACCGACAGCGGTTGCCTGCCGACGCCGGTATCGAAGCCGCGGAGCTTGAGCGCCGCGCGAAAACCTTCTGGAAAGTCGGCCGAGTAGATCATGGTGTCGAAGAGCGTCACCAGCCGGTACTGGAGATCGAGGGCCTCGTCGATGCGCCGAGCGATGGTGAGATCGTAGAGTTTGCGAGTCAGTTCTGGCACGATGCCGCTGGTGGCGTTGGTGCCGCCGTCGCAACCGATCAGCAACATTGGCATGAGCGCGGCGTCCCAGCCGGTGAGAAAGCTGAACTCAGGGCGATGGGGGCGCACCGCCTGGATCATGCGAATCATGTGCGGGATGTCGCCCGACGAATCTTTGATGGCCACCACGCGAGGACATTCCTCGGCAAGTCGGCGTACCGTGGGAACATCGATCGGCGAAGCGAACATCGGAATGTTGTAGAGCGTGATGTCGATCGGAGAATGATCGGCGATCTGTTTGAAGTAGGCGTAAACGCTCGCCGGGCTCAGCTTGTAGTAATACGGAGAGACGATGGCCACCGCCCGCACGCCGAGCGAGTGGTAATACTCGCAGGCGGCGATCGTCTCCTGGACGTTGGCCTCGGCGGCGCCGGCGAGAATGGGGACACGTCCGGCGGCCTGGTCGGCCATGATGGCAATAATGCGGCGGCGTTCTTCGGGGGTGAAGCGAGTGAACTCGCCTGTCGAGCCGTTGGGGTATAGTCCATGCACCCCTTTGGCGATCAGCCAATCGGTGTAGCGGCGCAGTTCGCGTTCGTTGATCTGGCCGCGCGCGTCGAACGGGACCAAATTAGGCGTGAAGATGCCTTGCAGTCGGGGTGCGGCAGACATGTCGCTGTGGCCTCGGGGGGGTGGCTGCGCAAGGGGGCGGCGTCAAGGGTAACATAGCTTGCGGCCGATTTTGAGGGCGTCGAGAAAACCGTCAGTGGCGAGCAAAAAGCGATCAAAACCGCAGGAAATTGCCACAGTGGCGCCGGTCGCGGCGGCGCGACGCGGCGGGCCGATCGATCGAGGACTGGTCGCGTTTACGCTAGCCACGATCGTCTACGAGGTTCTGTTTTTCGTCGGGCGACTGCCGAGCGTGGAGCAGTTGACCGGAGGGGTGGTGCGCCGCTGGCAGTTTTTGGCGCCGTTGTTGACGCCCGACCAGATTGTGCCGCATTGGCTTGGCGCCTCGGGAGAGGTGGCCATTGCCGATCGGCTACCGTTGGTGTGGACCGCAGGCGTGATCTTGTTGGCGTCGTGGTCGCTGGGCATGCTGCTGCTGCATGCGACACGCTCCGCCGAGGGACTGGCGCGGCTCGAACGTTTCTTGTTCGAACTGGCGGTCGGGCTAAGCGCGACTTCGCTTTATACCTTGGCGCTGGGGCTGGCTGGCCGGACTCAAGATCGCGCGCTCATGATGACCTCGGCGGCCACGGTGCTGTTCAGCGCGCTGGTGCTGGCGGCGCGGGCCTGGAAAAGCGGTAGCCGCCAAGCGGTGGCTCGGCTGGCGGACGACTTGCCAGTATGGCGAAGCGGCTGGATTTGGATGGCGGCGCCGCTGGTGGTGTTCATGGCGCTGGGCGGCATGCTGCCGCCCGCCGAGTTTGATGTGCGCGAATATCATTTGCAGGCGCCGAAGGAGTTTTATCGGACTGGGCATATCACGTTCTTGCCGCACAACGTGTATGCCAACATGGCGCTGGGGAGCGAGATGCACTCGCTGCTGGCGATGACGCTGCTGGGGGACTGGTGGCACGGGGCGCTGGTGGGCAAGTTGCTGGAGAGCCTCTATCCGCTCTTCACGGCGCTGGCGCTGGCGGCCGCGGGACGACGCTGGATATCGACGCGCGCGGGGGGACTGGCGGCGGCGGTGTATCTGTCGATCCCCTGGATTGGGCTGGTCGCCACGCAAGGACTGGTGGAGCCGGCGGTGGCGTTTTATGTGTTCATGAGTTGGTACGCGGCGCTACTGTGGCGCGATGCGACGACGGCAGGTGAGGTATGCGCGACGCGGCGGCTTTGCCTGACCGGGTTTCTCGCCGGTAGCGCGGTGGCGGTTAAGTATCCGGCGATGCTGTTTCTGGTCGTGCCGCTCACGCTGTGGGTGGTGAATGGCGCGCGGAGGGAACAAGGGTACTCGCGAGCGTTTAAGGCGGCAGCGCTGTTGTTGATTTTTGTCGCCG includes:
- a CDS encoding ketose-bisphosphate aldolase is translated as MIVTTRELFDQAYGKYAVGAYNINNLEQTVGLFRGNLGKRNANEEPVDAKLAAPFIIQISRGARAFTDKRFLEGIIRAAEEIFPEAIFAVHLDHGTEEVCYECIDSGFYSSVMIDASHESFDKNIEITRRVADRAHERGLSVEAELGMLGGVEEDIHVEEEHACLTDPDQAVEFVGRSGCDSLAVAIGTSHGAYKFKGSQGLHFDRIEQIQKLLPGFPLVMHGASSVPKEWVDRVNRAGGQLPDTSGVAEDQYLPAAKLGVTKVNIDTDGRLIWCAVYRESFRDKPGDFDPRTPGKPFMAEYAGFIIHKNQKLGSAGQLKGVRAALSGQPV
- a CDS encoding KpsF/GutQ family sugar-phosphate isomerase is translated as MSTSALAATGPLSPFEQIRYAREIIHIESQTLTQLATRVGTDFCRAVDCLFECRGSVIVSGIGKAGLIGQKIAATLSSTGTRSHFLHPAEAMHGDLGRIHRDDLLLILSQSGETEEVTRLLPSLRDFGVVTIALTARSTSTLGRAATVVLELGPLKEACSLGLAPSTSTAAMLAMGDALALVTSRMRNFGREDFARFHPGGSLGRQLSRVQDIMRPLEECRLASDALSVRQVYVELCRPGRRPGAIMLVGEAGQLTGLFTDSDLARLFEHRRDDAFDRPVAAVMTAQPRTVRVDSRTVDAVEIMAERKISELPVVDSLGQPCGLIDITDVVGLMPEGT
- a CDS encoding VOC family protein yields the protein MIRQKIKTFLWYDRSAEEAANFYCSLFKDSQVNKVTRYPKGAPAPEGTAMTVEFQLAGIEFVALNGGPHFKFTEAISLSVDCESQAEVDHLWSSLTQGGQPSQCGWLKDRYGLSWQIVPRALPELLASKDAAKSGRVMQAMLQMSKIDIAELQRAADGN
- a CDS encoding DoxX family protein, translating into MVPSKKQRITGWVLSGLTAAFLIVASAMGKFTEWEGKEKMFDQMGFDTDLMFKIGILEVVLAIIYLIPRTSFIGAVLLTGYLGGAVVTHLRVGEPFFFPIIIGVVMWLGCAFRRPEVFALAAGKTGSCDRTPASY
- a CDS encoding dihydrodipicolinate synthase family protein, with the protein product MSAAPRLQGIFTPNLVPFDARGQINERELRRYTDWLIAKGVHGLYPNGSTGEFTRFTPEERRRIIAIMADQAAGRVPILAGAAEANVQETIAACEYYHSLGVRAVAIVSPYYYKLSPASVYAYFKQIADHSPIDITLYNIPMFASPIDVPTVRRLAEECPRVVAIKDSSGDIPHMIRMIQAVRPHRPEFSFLTGWDAALMPMLLIGCDGGTNATSGIVPELTRKLYDLTIARRIDEALDLQYRLVTLFDTMIYSADFPEGFRAALKLRGFDTGVGRQPLSVDQQIDLATLSDTLQCLLAEQGFTDEPVGGCLTRSAPSGAKSPSADVGRIVEAVVAELSRRGLA
- a CDS encoding HAD hydrolase family protein, with protein sequence MKLSERCQSIELILSDVDGVLTDGGVTFDNKGIELKRFHIRDGSGIKLWQRAGGRFGLITGRTSHIVEVRAAELGIEIVRQGTDNKVTAAQEVMAELRLKPEQVCYVGDDLPDLPVLRRVGLGVAVGDACLELRDEAHLVTRAVGGSGAIREVIETVLKQQQRWSDLVQIYYT